One genomic segment of Hydra vulgaris chromosome 14, alternate assembly HydraT2T_AEP includes these proteins:
- the LOC136090870 gene encoding uncharacterized protein LOC136090870: MVDCEEKRLDIPRKYKRVTSRLKPDAHTIKAAVMAVESGSLSLRAAAQEYTISKSSLQRKIKTQEDKLSIYLCQAFNMHYGLDVRKTKQLAYQYAIKNDIKIPENWKKSETAGTDWLYLFLNCTKLSICTPEATSLSRTTSFNRTNVDTFFKNLDSVQKRYNFSAECIYNIDETGLTTVHKPVKAIAGKGVKQIGQVTSAEMGTLVTMVGCINALGNFIPPFLIFPRVHFRSHMLKGAPTGTKGDANPSGWINTEIFLKWFDHFVEYGHPSKDHPLLLIMDNHKTHISIELMDKGKDSNVVLLTLPPHCSHKLQPLDRSVFVPLKKFYNSPCDSWMAYTRAFTSQNIQNGFKAAGIFPYDPYVFSDVDFLCSYVSDRPIPANDNSDKQTIPTSLCIESEVINEKKQQISTSAYHWTAEDIRPFPKAGERVAKRKSAK; encoded by the exons atgGTCGATTGTGAAGAAAAGCGTCTTGAT ATACCAAGAAAGTACAAACGAGTGACAAGTCGGTTAAAGCCTGATGCTCATACAATAAAAGCTGCTGTGATGGCTGTCGAATCTGGCAGTTTATCACTACGAGCAGCTGCACAAGAGTATACAATTTCAAAATCAAGTTTACAGCGGAAAATAAAG acaCAAGAAGATAAACTTTCAATATATCTTTGTCAAGCATTTAATATGCATTATGGACTTGATGTTAGAAAAACAAAGCAACTTGCATATcaatatgcaattaaaaatgacattaaaatacCAGAAAACTGGAAAAAGAGTGAAACAGCTGGAACTGATTggctttatttattcttaaattgtACAAAATTATCTATTTGTACGCCAGAAGCTACCAGCCTCAGTCGAACAACTAGTTTCAATCGCACAAATGTAGATACTTTCTTCAAAAACCTTGACAGTGTGCAGAAGCGCTATAACTTTTCTGCTGAGTGCATTTACAATATTGATGAAACAGGTCTGACAACTGTTCATAAGCCAGTAAAAGCGATTGCTGGTAAAGGAGTAAAGCAAATAGGACAGGTAACTTCTGCTGAAATGGGAACCCTAGTTACAATGGTGGGTTGCATTAATGCCCTTGGAAATTTTATTCCACCGTTTTTGATATTTCCTCGTGTCCACTTTCGTAGCCATATGCTTAAAGGTGCACCAACAGGTACAAAAGGTGATGCTAATCCTAGTGGATGGATaaatacagaaatttttttgaaatggtttGATCATTTTGTGGAGTATGGACATCCTAGTAAGGATCAtccattacttttaataatggaCAACCACAAAACTCATATATCGATTGAACTGATGGATAAAGGTAAGGATAGCAATGTTGTGCTCTTGACATTGCCACCCCATTGCAGCCACAAACTCCAACCACTTGACAGATCAGTATTTGTGccattaaagaaattttacaatTCACCATGTGATTCATG GATGGCTTATACGAGAGCCTTTACTTcccaaaacattcaaaatggttttaaaGCAGCTGGCATTTTCCCGTACGATCCATATGTTTTTAGTGATGTCGACTTTTTATGTTCTTATGTATCTGATCGACCAATTCCTGCAAATGACAATTCCGACAAACAAACAATCCCCACATCACTGTGTATTGAATCTGAAGTTATTAATGAAAAGAAACAGCAAATTAGCACTTCTGCCTACCATTGGACAGCAGAAGATATAAGGCCATTTCCAAAAGCGGGTGAAAGGGTGGCAAAGAGAAAAAGTGCAAAATGA